A genomic segment from Nematostella vectensis chromosome 6, jaNemVect1.1, whole genome shotgun sequence encodes:
- the LOC116607312 gene encoding uncharacterized protein LOC116607312, which produces MPVGEAVTLKRKDGFRYIVFDFEAQHLAAGHVVNFAGVQKMCHVCCEWPTDAGDCPRCVPRRYSFNTAEAYCVWLFGGSNERYTCLAHNFKGYDSYSILEYLILHGVKPNVILNGGKVMCLSVPELKVTMKCTLNFFQMALSRLPKIFGFEDVACKGTPHFFNTPEHQGYKGPIPDLSYYDLPSKSQFKAEALRVWHAEQVRQGVRWVLKDQLAEYCHQDVEVLKRAVLAFRRLVFPLTTVDPFEDCVTIASLASRYRSQRDGVALQTILSAQGEFRVGSYKVDGYAAATGTVYEYYGCFYHGWPQCFDPETLNPHKHLTMGELHTNTLDRREAILAQGYEMVEVDFYSLYQWVNFDEPYPLGHPEIINEQFEEDLTVYRGLLKLKILPPRDLYFPVLPVHLRHKLVFPLCAACAKAVVQGACPHTEKEELALMETWCHPEVGDALRQGYRVLTVYEI; this is translated from the exons ATGCCTGTGGGGGAGGCGGTGACCCTGAAGCGCAAGGACGGTTTCCGCTACATCGTCTTCGACTTTGAGGCCCAACATTTGGCGGCGGGGCATGTGGTGAATTTTGCTGGCGTACAGAAGATGTGTCACGTGTGCTGTGAGTGGCCCACGGACGCTGGGGACTGTCCCCGTTGTGTACCTCGAAGGTACAGTTTTAACACCGCGGAGGCGTATTGTGTGTGGCTGTTTGGGGGGAGCAACGAGAGGTACACGTGTTTGGCCCACAACTTTAAAGGGTACGACTCGTACTCCATCCTCGAGTACTTGATCCTTCATGGGGTCAAGCCTAACGTGATCCTCAATGGGGGAAAAGTGATGTGCCTAAGTGTCCCCGAGTTGAAGGTGACGATGAAGTGCACCTTAAACTTCTTCCAGATGGCGTTGTCTCGACTCCCTAAAATCTTTGGTTTTGAGGATGTGGCTTGCAAAGGCACCCCCCATTTTTTCAACACACCCGAGCACCAAGGGTACAAGGGTCCGATCCCGGACCTGAGCTACTATGACCTCCCGAGCAAGTCGCAGTTCAAAGCGGAGGCCTTGAGGGTATGGCACGCGGAGCAGGTGCGCCAGGGGGTTCGATGGGTGTTGAAGGACCAGCTGGCCGAGTATTGCCACCAAGATGTCGAGGTCCTCAAGCGTGCCGTCTTGGCCTTCCGTCGACTGGTGTTCCCCTTGACCACCGTGGACCCCTTTGAAGACTGTGTCACGATTGCCTCGTTGGCCAGCAGG TACCGCAGCCAGCGCGATGGGGTGGCCCTCCAGACCATCTTGAGTGCCCAAGGCGAGTTTCGGGTGGGGTCCTACAAAGTGGATGGGTATGCGGCGGCCACAGGGACGGTTTACGAGTATTACGGGTGCTTTTACCATGGCTGGCCCCAGTGTTTTGACCCAGAGACCCTGAACCCCCACAAGCATCTGACCATGGGGGAACTGCACACCAACACGTTGGACCGGCGTGAGGCCATCCTGGCTCAAGGGTACGAGATGGTCGAG GTGGACTTTTATTCCTTGTACCAATGGGTGAATTTCGACGAGCCTTACCCTTTGGGCCACCCTGAGATCATTAATGAGCAGTTTGAGGAGGATCTCACGGTCTACCGAGGGCTCCTCAAGCTCAAGATTCTCCCTCCCAGGgacctgtatttccctgtgtTACCTGTTCACCTACGCCACAAGCTGGTGTTCCCCCTTTGCGCGGCTTGCGCCAAAGCCGTAGTGCAAGGAGCGTGTCCCCATACGGAGAAGGAGGAGCTTGCCCTGATGGAGACCTGGTGCCACCCAGAGGTGGGTGACGCGCTGCGCCAGGGGTACCGGGTGTTGACCGTCTATGAGATTTGA